The Ciconia boyciana chromosome 2, ASM3463844v1, whole genome shotgun sequence genome has a segment encoding these proteins:
- the CCDC126 gene encoding coiled-coil domain-containing protein 126, whose protein sequence is MFLTFSRKNMSQKLSMFLLVFGIIWGLMLLRYTFQYPRRQSSAELRGQILDLSKRYVKALAEENKNLMNGGGGASMAGYADLKRTIAVLLDDILQRLVKLENKVDYIVVNGSATNTTNGTSNQVPVTSNKRVKPASNIR, encoded by the exons atgtttttaacattttcaagaaaaaatatgtcCCAGAAACTGAGTatgtttttattagtttttgGAATCATTTGGGGTTTGATGTTGCTACGATACACTTTTCAGTATCCAAGACGCCAAAGCAGCGCCGAGTTGCGTGGACAGATATTAGATCTAAGTAAAAGATATGTCAAAGCactggcagaagaaaataaaaatttaatgaatGGTGGCGGTGGAGCCTCTATGGCAGGATAtg CTGATCTTAAGAGAACAATTGCTGTTCTTCTGGATGACATCTTACAACGCCTCGTGAAATTGGAAAACAAAGTTGATTACATTGTTGTGAATGGCTCAGCAACAAATACGACTAATGGAACTAGCAATCAGGTGCCAGTAACTTCAAATAAACGTGTAAAGCCAGCAAGCAACATTAGATAG